gtagttgaagattcatagttttagtttaaaaattatctctttcCGAAAATAACGAATCTTTATTGGCTCAAAACttaactggtagaaaattaatattttttggtagagaattcaactattttcttgaaaatttatcttttttaaacgaattaaactattttttatttgaaataaaaatcttctgTAATTGAAATATCAAACCTATTACATtcctcgtttaaaattcatgttcttggtttaagattcaaatatttggttgaaaatgattttttgtggttgaaatagtGATTTGagtctgaaatctttaaaaatctttttgcgtATTCTCAAGAatcttggaaaaattatatttatataagcttaaaaacaaataaagataaaaaagaagtaggtattaaacatttgtattttgtattaaaataaaataattcaggggaaatttgacacaaaaagaaacaatttacAGGAAGCccttttagacttttttttaagtaaagcCTTTTTGGACCATtctatgataaatattttaaaagttataattgtcATATACggcattaataaaaatatagcGACTAGATAAATTAGAATACTTGTCTAATATccgtaattattaaaaatcactgaaaactatgtcacaataaattaaatattaaaatcattgaaaattctcttcctgcttattatttttttcaattgcttctGCAGTACTCTTTGCACGCCATTTAATGTtccaaatattaatattgatgAGCTTTTTGATCCAGTCtgtttctaaaaaagaaatctcTTGTAGCTATAAGTTCTCAATTTTTCACAATGAGAAATCTTTTACATAATCCttagttttaaatattccttaCCACATAAATCCAACATAGAAAATACTGACAAAACCATCACATTTTTGGACTTTGCAGTTTCCGCAATTTcaataagtttttcaaaactcTCTTTCTCCGAATCggaaatgtaatatttcaaaatgacaACATATCCGACTTTACTATCAGGCTGGAAAATTAGGCTCACAAAAAAACGAGCCGAAAGATTTAAGAGTCCAACATTCAGTTGCGAGAGTAAACTGTAGCCAATCAGTATAATATCGTCTCCTTccacacaattttttaaagtttcatgaaCTTTGTGAATCAGTTCGTAATTATTTTGCTCACTTGTatgttgaaattgtaaaaatcttatatttgGCATCTCAGACAAGTTTTTACTTTCAAGGTACTTAACGACATTTTCTTTTGTAGGAAAATCTACAGATAGATTCATAGTATccataatttcgaaaattcggTTTTGAGTTCTGAGAATTTTTATCGTTGCGAATTTCGAGCTCTGAATTCTCCGATATGGTTTACCCATGGTGATCCATAATTTAATAGGACTGTTGAAAAACTGAAATCACAAAGTAGTAGCTAAAGAATCTAGTAACGTTTCTTAAATTTGAAGTGTAAACTGCCGACCTCGGATctcaaaaatagtaatttcaaaagatttaaaaatatttcgaggtatttcaaagatttccaaaattttcaaaatatttcagattttaaagaattgaacagggattcaaatttttaaaatatttaaaaagataccaaGGGATTTAAGATAAATCTAAAGAGTTCTAgagatttaaagaactttcagCAGATTTcagatcattttaatttatttcgagGGTCTCAGAGgaattgaaagattaaaaattataaaactatgattttaaagtttaaagatttttagagattGTACGgggtttcaaaatgtttatagggattttatcaaattaaagagatttttaaattttctaaatattttaaagaatatagtgtatttttaaagattccttaGAATTTCATATGATTAAAATTGCAGGGAATTTCCAGGAGTTAAACAATATTTGAgggattcaaatgattttaaataagatttcaaagaacttctaagaatttcaagggattttttagGGTCTCAGAGGATTTCAAGgattaaagatttcaagatgtaTTACGGGATATGAAAAGATTTGTAGGGATTTACAAGgtttaagggatttttttaatttctagggaTATTAAAAGATTCTACAGCATTCCGTaggattataaaaatgtataattgaaagactctaaaaggttttaaaaaatatctacagttataaggggattttttaaaatcaggaGATTTTAGGGATTGAAAACTTTAAGAGGCTTTATTAGTGTTTATATGATTTTAAGGCATAttagaggatttcaaaatatttcacaaaatgtcaaagatttcaaaaattttaaaagatttcaacgtgTTTGAAAGGGTTTTATAGATTTTCATTCcttttagatcatttaaaaagatttcgaagaatttcagagaattttaaagattttaagagatttgaagaaGTTCATCtcatttaagagatttcaaagtatttaactTTGTATAGAAAtctaagaatataaaaaattcaagataattaacGACTATGATATCTTTTATGGATTACAAGGGATTTTATGGTGTTCGagcggatttcaaagattaaatagtttttaaaggaatttaaaaagataaatattcaagatgttgTAGGAGATTGCAAAGATTTCTAGGGACTTTACAACACTCAAAGGAGTTTTTAAATATCAAAGGATCTTAAAgaatataatgtatttttaaatatttcgaggattttagtaacattatagacaatttcaagagattaaacatttgttaaggaatttaaaatgatttcaaaagatttcagaaaatttaaaagatttctaggaatttttatcgaatttttaaaattgcagggcatttaaataaacttctaaatatttgaaggattcataggatttcaaaagaagttAAAAGATTCTATAAGAATATAAGGAATTTTTATAgatataaaaagaattcaaagaattttaatagattttaacggattttaagaaattttaaatttatttaaaaatatttcaatagagatttcaaaaattttgaaaagatcttatagaatttcaaatcttttagagtattttaagaacttttatttgatttcagaggacatttttttaaaattttaatagaaattttaagagttattataaatttcaagataattaacGGAATTTCAATGTATTTGGtggtatttttaaagactatcaaaaaatattgaagatttcaaggGACTTATGTAATGATATCAAGGGATTTTATGGGGTTTCAGAGGATGTCAAAGATTCaaacagttttaaagaaatttaaaaaattgaaggttttaaaatactgtacaggatttcaaaagatttttattgattttaccaGATTTAAGGGatctatagaaaatttcaagagaattaaaaatttctgtagatttaaagggatttaaaaaagttgtaaagtttTCTAGAGGTTTCCGGAAGATTTTCGTAGAATTACagggtttttttttatagattgcagtcgatttcaacggatttcaaagcttttagtgTATTCTAAAAGATtgtaagaaatttcagaaaatataaaatattttaagggacttCTACAGAAATGATAAAAGctgagctgcaaatcattttaaactattgtagacaagaaaaattaaaaatggaaaaactacgttttcttataaactgaacacttctttaattaaatgttatattatttttattttcaatagtttaaaaatctttaaaattatatttttaaatcgcgAAACAACTATAAGTtggtttccattttttcaaatattaaattattttaaaaattgttttcagaacttctaaacatcttttaaaataattctaattcttcctaaaaattttttgaaatcttgcaaaatataaattcttttcaaaataatgacgcattaaaatttttcccagaaatcttgataaaatgcattttattctttcgaagtctttcacaattctaaaaaagcttctaaattttttgttcatattatgcgagaatttatattttgttttaaaataggcCGTGGTCTATTTGCACCGAAAATTTGGTacgaaaagccgaatttttacgTTATACGTAGACActacgtttaaattatttaaaatcatttcaaatttttaattaattttgaactttttcagaccttctaaatatctcctCAACTCAGTCGAAATTTTTCTAgcaataataggtgttcaatatttattatacatcaaaattcaacaattttatttgtgaattacatattttgtaaaattaaaattgtaacgtttaaagtttagtttCTTCGTTTAGTTTCTAATATTTGATTCataattacttatatttcaaaaaaacagtgaaatatttctaaatattaagcaattgatttttttcagaattaaaaaatttcaaaatcttagactaaagcaatattttaaattcaataaaagcctttaattctgaatatattatttttaatatattttggaattaaaaatagtttataaagtttgaattgcgcgtttatatttattttctaccaaaaatcttCGATATTAGGCGCTACTGATTTTTActtgtttaagggcatgtgatacttagaaaattgtcgattttaccagttttaggttccgacggcttttttttctagaataatcaatattttgtcctaaaaatttgggaaatgatagcgaacatgctaacggacctTCCCGCACACTTGATTtgtgtttctttttcaaaaatttttttgatattgctaacaacttgtgtacatttggaggttatgtatggtACAATTCTCCTGCGCGTTAcatccaaactacacaatatttttggccgaaaactttggacttgcaaataaacatagtaactaatctcccggaactaaccctttttgcaggcaatcaaaaaagtttatttcataaataatttccagattatcggaaaggcagagatgaaaaacgacgtaacctcaaaataatacatatgcataaaatttttatttagcacaataaatttttttgttattatccctcaaaaaggagtccggggacgtcctttatgatattttatagcatctacgaattcagttttaaaaattttttatttttgtagaaaaaaagccagggaaactgtaagtattttttatattttaaaaatctttaaattaagaggtacgcttaaaaattaaaatataaaagcgaaattttcaagtgaaagattttagaattacgcattgtaaacgaaacgatattataattgaaaaatattacaagtcAATGGTCTAATAAAATGACCGATTTCCCAGTCCAGTAGTCAACTTgtgttttacaagatttaaatcaattttttgggatTACTAGGGATTTTGCcaaatttaaggatattttaaagaaattagggTATTTAACGAGATTACAAAGGATTATAAAAAATCCAGGGtatcaatatttaacaaatttaaagaattcacagaaatcatagaatttcaaaagaaattttaagatttcaagttatttctaaggattttaagagattccaaattTATGATACAACTGACACTATTTGAATTTGTcaaatgagtccgaggcctgaaaataaaatttaggaaaaactGCTCACTTGttgaaaagagtaatttttatcaACCGTCTCAATATTTTGTAATTCCTCCAACAAAATCAACAATCGACTTCTGGGATCCAAACTACTTTTAATTTGCCTCTCACTATAAGATTCCAGCGGACTTTTCGTAACAGAAGTGATATTATTACAAGCAGAAAGTTTCGTCCTTCCTACAATTCCCAAATCTTCACTCTCCAATTTCTTTAGCTCATAAGCCTCGATAAATCTTTCGGAAACGGCTTGTTTTAATTTCAACagattaaaatctttgatattctTATCATTGctaaatgtttttatattatccAGAATCACCTGGCactgatgatttttgaaaaactgtgCACACGCTAGAACCTGATTAACAAAACAATCTGGAATATCCTGTCTACGAAACATGGCTTTCAgcgaaaaacttttgaaatattctctcaaaacagGCAAATACGGTTCTACAAAAACCGTTCCTTTGAATCCTAGACATATCACGTAAACCTCCGAGTTTCCTTCTTTGCTCGTAGCAGGTTTGAACATATGAATCGAGTCGAAGCAAGCAGCTAACAAATAAAGAAGAGACACTGAAGTCTGCTCAAAAACTGTGAACATCTTCAAAAGAAAACTGCCACCTTCTGATAAAATGGATAAAGCAGTGACTGTTTCGCAGAAATGAAGATGAGCCACGATCCTCTCTTGCTCACCAGGATCATCTGAACAATCCACACTTCCATCTGCAGTTACTAGACAAACGTTATTCCTTGTTTTACAATCTTCTATTATAAAATCCAGGTTCTCCAAATCCATTACATTTCCAGTGTTGTATGGACCGAAATTCCAGTGTTCTAGGGTGTGCATAATAAACCTATCATCTGTTATCATTCGTTCAGTTGTATTTCCCTCGTAATACGGATTCAAGGAGGTGGCAATCCAATCCCAGTTCACTGTTGGAACCTGGCTTTTTAACCAATGATTTAAGGAAGTCACAAAAGCACCTGGTGCTTCGCACAAATGAACAGATGTGAACGATTCCTCGGATATTGCAACCTGAGGTATGAGAGGAAATGAAGAAACGATTTCGTAGAATTTGCACCATGCTTGAGTCATGAATTCTGGTTcaattttttggtgaatataCCATTGAACAGAACCTGCTTTATTTCTCTTTCTGGTGTGTTCGTTCCACTGAATAAGGCAGTAATCGTTCAGTTTTGATTTAATGTTATTTAACTCTGTTTTTATCTGGTATAATTCTTCTATGTGCCATGAATTTTCCAAGAAGATTGATTCGgggtttggtagaaaataaggTTCGCTATTTTTGAAAGAGAAGGATTTGTTAAATAAAGTGTTCACTGTTTCCTCTATCAGTGCACTCATAGGATCAAAACGGTGGAATTGTTTGTAATCtaccattttgaaatttttcttcgggACATCTGAGATCGAGTGTATAAATTTTTAGAGGGAACGGTTTTTGCTATtcctttttatgatttttagttCCTTATTGGTCTGAAATGATAGGGGTGATGTctcttttaaagataatttttgctAGAGatgtttaaactaattattataagttttcttttttaaattcaaggttCGATTTTAATTGATAAGTGTCTAAAAGacgggaaatagggtgatttttcataaaaatagggcAATAATAGGGGTGTTAAATTCTTATGAATACAATTAATATAAGGTGTCATACTGAATTCAATATCGAAatcgattaaattttcaaacaaaaagattgcatttataccaaaagagatacattttcgacaatgacattaattttataccacaaatagttgtatttacaaCCAGATAagcaagaaacgaattttcaactaaatggtagaattttcaaacgaaaaagaattaGCTTTAACCACaattacgtttttaaccaaatagtggaattttcaagccaaaaatatgaatttaaaaaaagtacagttcaattttcagcccagacattttctaacaaaaagattaattttcaatccaaaaatatgaatattcaaagtagttcaattttcgaaaaaaaaaatatttcattaaaatagatgaatttttaacaaaataattgaatcttcaacaaaaaagttacattttcaacaaaatattaaaattttctacccacaaagatgaattttaaaacacagaagattaaaatttaaccaaatagttgaattattaaaccaaaCATGCGAATTTTATAGAAGAACATTGCATTTTTGTTCgatcaatttaaaatctaaaaaatcatttttaacgcaaaaaaaaaatttcaatcaaatagtttaattttcaagcaaacaaatgaatttataattaaaaagataaagtttcaaccaaagcgggaatatttgaatttttgtttaaaaaataacttaaaaaaaagacaggatattttaacaatatacttcaattttgaactaatgaGATGAATCTTCACTCCcaacaataaatgtaataattgatgtttccatcagaaaatagttttattttaaatcagagaaTTAAATTCACctataaaagactaattttccagaaaatacacgaagttttaactaaaaacgatcaatttcaagttaacaaaattattttaaacagaaaaaaagaagttaagctctcaaccaaagacatgaatgttcaaataataaaattgatttttaacaaagtagtttagctttcaactaagaagttaaatttttagtcaagaagattaattttctaaaaaaaagtcgaatttataaccaaatagataaatttttcaccaataatggaactgtcatttaaaaaaattaatttcgaaaaaaagtaatttttaacaaacagttaaatttttaaccaaggacatggatctttaactaataaaatgaatcttcaacaaattaattcaactttcaacgaaacagtttcattttcagccaataggattaattttcagcaaaaaaaaaagaaggacgGATTCACAACAgaacacatacattttcaaccaataatagaagagataaatttccatttaaaaataataatcaaacaaCAACGAAAGAACGCACTTTCAatcaaattgtatatttttcaacTCGAAATGTGAGATTTTCAAccataggaaaaaaaatttaactaaatagttacattttcaaccaaattgtcgaattttggaactaaaaatgatcaattttaaacaaaacatggaagagttaaattattagctaacaaaaaaattaataaaaataaaatgaactttcaaaaaaatatttcaagctttGAAggatcaaatgaatttttaagaatgaagttcaactttcaaccaagtagttgaattttcaaccaaaaaagatgaattattaatgtaaaacttaatggttgaatttccaattaaaaatgatcaagtttaacaaaatagtaaaattttgaaccaatataATGAATTCTCAACTTTCAACCCCAAaagctaagaaaattaatttttatcaaaagccaaaaaggaactttcaatcaaatagtatatTTGTCAACTCAAaacgatatattttcaaccaaaaatggaatatttgaattatatttgaaactgattaaaaaaaatacagtacaattttgaactaagtagttCACATTTCtaccatgtagttaaattttcaaccaaaaaaggtaagaaaattaagttttaacaaaggaaaaaacgaatgttcaaccaaaaacataattgtagacttttcagttaaaaagaattaacttttaacaaaaatagttggattttcttactatgttctatcaattcagttcgcgtttaagaacaaaaaaaacgagaaaatgtAGAAGTTTATTGAAAGCAGGGAAAAATGAGGAACTCTTAAAAATCGGTAAATAGGAGAAAGAGCATGAAGCCTATATTTAGAATTTAGATGTTTT
This DNA window, taken from Belonocnema kinseyi isolate 2016_QV_RU_SX_M_011 chromosome 9, B_treatae_v1, whole genome shotgun sequence, encodes the following:
- the LOC117179292 gene encoding cap-specific mRNA (nucleoside-2'-O-)-methyltransferase 2 → MVDYKQFHRFDPMSALIEETVNTLFNKSFSFKNSEPYFLPNPESIFLENSWHIEELYQIKTELNNIKSKLNDYCLIQWNEHTRKRNKAGSVQWYIHQKIEPEFMTQAWCKFYEIVSSFPLIPQVAISEESFTSVHLCEAPGAFVTSLNHWLKSQVPTVNWDWIATSLNPYYEGNTTERMITDDRFIMHTLEHWNFGPYNTGNVMDLENLDFIIEDCKTRNNVCLVTADGSVDCSDDPGEQERIVAHLHFCETVTALSILSEGGSFLLKMFTVFEQTSVSLLYLLAACFDSIHMFKPATSKEGNSEVYVICLGFKGTVFVEPYLPVLREYFKSFSLKAMFRRQDIPDCFVNQVLACAQFFKNHQCQVILDNIKTFSNDKNIKDFNLLKLKQAVSERFIEAYELKKLESEDLGIVGRTKLSACNNITSVTKSPLESYSERQIKSSLDPRSRLLILLEELQNIETVDKNYSFQQFFNSPIKLWITMGKPYRRIQSSKFATIKILRTQNRIFEIMDTMNLSVDFPTKENVVKYLESKNLSEMPNIRFLQFQHTSEQNNYELIHKVHETLKNCVEGDDIILIGYSLLSQLNVGLLNLSARFFVSLIFQPDSKVGYVVILKYYISDSEKESFEKLIEIAETAKSKNVMVLSVFSMLDLCETDWIKKLININIWNIKWRAKSTAEAIEKNNKQEENFQ